One Catalinimonas alkaloidigena genomic window carries:
- a CDS encoding AbrB/MazE/SpoVT family DNA-binding domain-containing protein produces MNAIIDKVRNVSISKAITTPAPFIQQWGLADQVELTLQEGCLIVRPVAGTPHPRMGWEAQFQQALADGHTPNPELLEGFSNDFDQEEW; encoded by the coding sequence ATGAATGCCATCATCGACAAAGTACGGAATGTAAGTATCTCCAAAGCCATTACCACTCCTGCCCCCTTTATCCAGCAGTGGGGCCTTGCCGATCAGGTCGAACTTACCCTTCAGGAAGGGTGCCTGATTGTTCGGCCGGTGGCCGGAACCCCTCATCCCCGGATGGGCTGGGAAGCACAGTTCCAACAGGCGCTGGCCGACGGTCACACGCCCAACCCGGAATTGCTGGAGGGATTCTCCAACGACTTCGACCAGGAAGAATGGTAA